GTGATGAGCGCCGACAAGGCCAAGGAGCTCGGCCTGACGCCCCTGGGCGTCTTCCGCGGCTTCCAGGTCGTGGGCGTGCCGCCGGAGCTCATGGGCATCGGTCCGGTCCCGGCGATCCGCAAGCTCCTCGCCAAGTTCGACCTGAAGATCGAGGACATCGATCTCTTCGAGATCAACGAGGCCTTCGCCTCCCAGGCGGCCTACTGCCAGCGGGAGCTGGGCATCGCCGATGACAAGGTCAACGTCAACGGCGGCGCCATCGCCCTGGGCCACCCCCTGGGGGCCACCGGCGCCAAGCTCACCGCGACGCTCCTCCACGAGCTGAAGCGGCGGGGCGGCCGCTACGGCATCGTCAGCATGTGCATCGGCGGCGGCATGGGCGCCGCGGCGCTCTTCGAGCGCGTCTGATCGCGGATCGGAGCGCCGGAGCGAGGAGGGCGTCTCACCCCGTGGAGGGTGGGGCGCCCTTCCTCTCTCAGGGCTGGGGGCCGCTGCCGCCGCCGCGGCCGCGCTCGATGGCCTGGAGGGCCAGGTAGCTCTGGCCGTACTTCTCGAGGTTCTCGAGCTCGTTGTCCCACTGGCCGTAGTGGCGCTC
The nucleotide sequence above comes from Deltaproteobacteria bacterium. Encoded proteins:
- a CDS encoding thiolase family protein — its product is KTRVFKDGEWHEITVDQDELPRPETTLEGLGKLRPAFDVGPEGTVTAGNSSPLTDGAAAAVVMSADKAKELGLTPLGVFRGFQVVGVPPELMGIGPVPAIRKLLAKFDLKIEDIDLFEINEAFASQAAYCQRELGIADDKVNVNGGAIALGHPLGATGAKLTATLLHELKRRGGRYGIVSMCIGGGMGAAALFERV